TTAAACATTGCTCAAAGAGCACAAGCAGACTTAGTGAACTTTAGAAAAAAATCATCTCAAGACCTTATAGAATCTGAAGAACGTTCTTACAGAAAAATTTTTCATCAGCTTATACTAGTACTTGATCAATTCACTATTGCCATGTCAGCAAAAGTTAATACAAAAACCTATAAATCCTGGAAAGAAGGAATAGGATCTATAAATAGAAATTTTATTTCTATGCTTTCAAGTTTTGATATGACTGAAATACATTATGAATCAGGCGATATATTTGATCCAAATATACATGAAGCTATTTCAAGAGTTGATTCAGAAAATCATAAAGATGGAGAAATTGTTAGAGAAATATCCCCTGGTTATAAGCACAAAGATTATCTCTTGAGGCCAATATTAGTTGAGATAGCAATAAATAAGAAAAATAAATAATATAAATAATATAAAGGAATAATAATGTCAAAAGTAATTGGAATTGATTTAGGTACAACAAATTCAGCGATGGCTGTAATGGATTCAGGAGAACCTTCTGTAATTGAAAATAATGAAGGAAAAAGAACCACTCCTTCAGTTGTTGCATTAAACACAAAATCTAACGAAAGATTTGTCGGTGAAACAGCAAAAAGACAGTCAATAACAAACCCAGAAAATACAGTTTATTCAGCCAAAAGATTTATGGGAAGAAGATTTAACGACGGAGATCTTAAAAAAGAAATTTCTAGAGTATCTTATGGCATTAATAAAAGAGGAAATGGAGACGTTGGTATAAAGTTAGGTGAGAAAGATCATGCCCCAGCCGAAATTTCTGCGATGGTTCTTAGAAAACTTAAGGAAGATGCTGAAAATAAGTTAGGTGAAAAGGTTGATCAAGCGGTTATTACAGTTCCTGCTTATTTCAATGATTCTCAAAGAGAAGCTACCAAAGTTGCTGGCCAAATTGCAGGATTAGAAGTACTAAGAATTATTAATGAGCCAACTGCTGCTTCACTTGCTTACGGACTTGATAAAGAAGGTGATAGAACTATAGCAGTTTATGATCTAGGTGGAGGAACATTTGATGTTACAATATTGCAACTTGGAGAAGGTGTATTTGAAGTCAAATCTACCAATGGAGATACTCAATTAGGAGGCGATGATTTTGATAACACATTAGTAGATTTTATTTGTGATGACTTTCAGAGTGAAAATGGTATAGATCTTAAAAAAGATGCTGCAGCACTACAAAGAATTAGGGTTGAAGCCGAAAGATCTAAGATTGAATTATCATCATTAAATCAAACTGAAATTAATCTTCCTTTTATTTCAGCTGACTCAAATGGTCCAAAACATCTTCAGATGACTCTATCTAGATCCAAGTTAGAAGAACTTACTACAACTTTAGTCGAAAAAACAGTAAAACCAACTCTTAATGCACTTAAGGATGCTGGTGTGAAACCTGAAGAAATAAATGAAGTTGTTCTTGTTGGTGGAATGACTAGGATGCCATTAGTTGCTGAAAAAGTTAAGGAATTATTCAAAAAAGAACCTAATAAAACAATTAATCCTGACGAAGTAGTAGCTTTAGGTGCAGCTATTCAAGCAGGGGTATTGCAAGGCGATGTTAAGGATGTTCTTTTACTAGATGTAACTCCTCTAACATTAGGCATAGAAACCCTTGGAGGGGTTAAGACTCCATTGATTGAAAGAAATACCACTATCCCAACATCAAAAACTGAAACATTCACAACAGCTGCTGATAATCAACCTAGTGTAGAAATTCATGTTGTTCAAGGTGAAAGAGATATGGCTAATGATAATGTTTCAATAGGAAGATTTTCCTTAGATGGAATCCAACCTGCCCCTAGAGGAATTCCTCAAATAGATGTAACTTTCGATATTGATGCTGATGGTAT
This region of Dehalococcoidia bacterium genomic DNA includes:
- the dnaK gene encoding molecular chaperone DnaK, with product MSKVIGIDLGTTNSAMAVMDSGEPSVIENNEGKRTTPSVVALNTKSNERFVGETAKRQSITNPENTVYSAKRFMGRRFNDGDLKKEISRVSYGINKRGNGDVGIKLGEKDHAPAEISAMVLRKLKEDAENKLGEKVDQAVITVPAYFNDSQREATKVAGQIAGLEVLRIINEPTAASLAYGLDKEGDRTIAVYDLGGGTFDVTILQLGEGVFEVKSTNGDTQLGGDDFDNTLVDFICDDFQSENGIDLKKDAAALQRIRVEAERSKIELSSLNQTEINLPFISADSNGPKHLQMTLSRSKLEELTTTLVEKTVKPTLNALKDAGVKPEEINEVVLVGGMTRMPLVAEKVKELFKKEPNKTINPDEVVALGAAIQAGVLQGDVKDVLLLDVTPLTLGIETLGGVKTPLIERNTTIPTSKTETFTTAADNQPSVEIHVVQGERDMANDNVSIGRFSLDGIQPAPRGIPQIDVTFDIDADGIVTVKAKDRATNKEQQITITGRSGMSDDEIDKIVKDAEKNAEEDKKLRSKIEAKNSSEAVIYQAEKLISENSDKVPENITADLQTEIDNLKSIISNEESEAEVINEGLEKLNVALQAFGQNLPQQENNDTNPPNDSDNPSDDDTVDGEYKEV
- a CDS encoding nucleotide exchange factor GrpE — protein: MAKKIKELEDEISQLISEKDKYLNIAQRAQADLVNFRKKSSQDLIESEERSYRKIFHQLILVLDQFTIAMSAKVNTKTYKSWKEGIGSINRNFISMLSSFDMTEIHYESGDIFDPNIHEAISRVDSENHKDGEIVREISPGYKHKDYLLRPILVEIAINKKNK